One window from the genome of Cyclobacterium amurskyense encodes:
- the truA gene encoding tRNA pseudouridine(38-40) synthase TruA, translated as MTKKLGYLNFRKEYSKSNLKLGYIFIFAVEMNESPRYFIELSYDGKNYHGWQKQTNAISVQEELEKALSILFRQPISIMGSGRTDAGVHALQQFAHFDYELELTREYFIKRINGLLPPDIAVFDIFPVNKKAHARFDATFRRYEYHITFRKDPFIMGKAWHCYYDLDLEAMASAASLLLGRQDFECFSRRKTNVKTFECEINNAYWEQTSNGLVFHIQANRFLRGMVRAIVGTLVKVGRGQLDSAGVTEIIANKDRNLAGTSAPPQGLFLSKVNYTDRIYK; from the coding sequence TTGACAAAGAAACTGGGTTATTTGAATTTTCGCAAGGAATATTCAAAATCCAACTTGAAATTAGGGTATATTTTTATCTTTGCAGTTGAAATGAATGAATCTCCCCGCTATTTTATAGAACTTTCCTACGACGGCAAAAACTACCATGGCTGGCAAAAGCAAACCAATGCCATATCCGTTCAGGAAGAATTGGAAAAAGCTTTGTCTATACTTTTTCGTCAGCCCATTAGTATTATGGGTAGTGGACGTACGGATGCCGGTGTGCATGCCTTGCAACAATTCGCCCACTTTGATTATGAATTGGAATTAACAAGAGAATATTTTATCAAAAGAATCAATGGCTTGCTTCCTCCGGATATAGCTGTTTTTGATATTTTCCCTGTCAATAAAAAAGCACATGCTAGGTTTGATGCGACCTTTCGGAGGTATGAATACCATATTACATTTAGAAAAGACCCATTTATTATGGGAAAAGCCTGGCATTGTTATTACGACCTGGACCTTGAGGCCATGGCTTCAGCTGCTTCTTTATTGTTGGGAAGGCAAGATTTTGAATGCTTTAGCAGAAGGAAAACCAATGTAAAAACCTTCGAATGTGAAATTAATAATGCTTATTGGGAACAAACTAGTAACGGTTTGGTCTTTCATATACAGGCCAACCGATTCTTAAGAGGAATGGTAAGGGCTATAGTAGGGACTTTGGTCAAAGTTGGTAGAGGACAACTCGATAGTGCAGGAGTCACAGAAATAATAGCCAATAAAGACAGGAACCTAGCAGGAACTTCTGCGCCTCCTCAGGGATTGTTTCTGAGCAAAGTGAATTATACAGACCGAATTTATAAGTAA
- a CDS encoding DUF4293 domain-containing protein yields MIQRIQSVFLLLVAVAMVTSTLSPIWLQVNPLQTQSMEMTAWYTTVMEIPQENVISQEGNIYIGILALLAASLAIFSLFQYKNRKKQLLLNMVNAILMGVTLGLAVYTSFKANENFNPTVGGAFLIGFYSIVFGLILNLVANRFIKKDEMLVRSVDRIR; encoded by the coding sequence ATGATTCAAAGAATTCAAAGTGTATTTCTACTTTTGGTAGCCGTTGCGATGGTTACCTCCACCTTGTCACCCATCTGGTTACAAGTAAATCCATTGCAAACACAGTCTATGGAAATGACAGCATGGTATACCACTGTTATGGAAATCCCACAAGAAAATGTTATCTCTCAAGAAGGAAACATTTATATAGGGATATTAGCGCTTTTGGCAGCTTCCTTGGCCATTTTCAGCCTGTTTCAGTACAAAAATAGAAAAAAGCAATTGCTTTTAAATATGGTCAACGCCATCTTGATGGGTGTTACACTAGGTTTAGCCGTCTACACAAGTTTTAAAGCCAACGAAAACTTTAACCCCACCGTTGGAGGAGCCTTTTTAATTGGGTTTTACAGCATTGTCTTTGGGTTAATTTTAAACTTGGTTGCCAACAGGTTTATCAAAAAAGATGAGATGCTTGTTCGCTCTGTAGATCGAATCCGATAA
- a CDS encoding trans-sulfuration enzyme family protein has translation MKIETIAVHGGNIVSDPLKPVIQPITLSTTFEHQEGTMMYTRLQNPNRKSLEAVLASLEGGADAAAFSSGNAAGNAVFQALPAGSHIIAPDDMYHGMKMLLKTVYSGKIEVDFIDLTKPNQLTDAIKPNTRLLWIETPSNPLLKISDIKSLSEIGKKHQLIIACDSTFATPVYQQALSLGADIVMHSSTKYISGHSDILGGILVTKEQDSFWESIKNVQRLAGAVPSPMDCYLLTRSIKTLPYRMRAHTHNAGKIADFLNSRVEVEKVFYPGLSYHEGFETAKKQMSGFGAMLSFLIKGNANDADRLIGKLKYFTDATSLGGVESLIERRSKVQAGDAGIPDQLIRMSVGIENCDDLIEDLTQAFDSIY, from the coding sequence ATGAAAATTGAAACTATTGCTGTTCATGGTGGGAACATAGTAAGCGACCCACTAAAACCTGTAATCCAGCCTATTACCCTTTCAACGACCTTTGAGCATCAAGAGGGGACCATGATGTACACCCGACTGCAAAATCCCAATAGAAAATCATTGGAAGCCGTTTTGGCTTCTCTTGAAGGAGGAGCCGATGCTGCTGCATTTTCCTCAGGAAACGCAGCAGGTAATGCCGTTTTCCAAGCACTTCCTGCAGGATCTCACATCATCGCTCCCGATGACATGTATCATGGAATGAAAATGCTCCTCAAGACTGTGTATTCGGGAAAAATAGAAGTGGATTTTATTGACCTAACCAAACCAAACCAACTTACAGATGCAATAAAACCCAATACAAGATTGCTCTGGATCGAGACGCCTTCAAATCCACTTCTTAAGATCTCTGACATTAAATCTCTTTCCGAAATTGGCAAAAAGCACCAGCTCATCATCGCCTGTGACAGCACCTTTGCCACACCTGTTTATCAACAAGCCCTGTCTCTGGGAGCGGATATTGTTATGCACAGCAGCACCAAATACATTAGTGGCCACAGTGATATCCTAGGTGGAATTTTGGTCACTAAAGAGCAAGACTCATTTTGGGAAAGCATTAAAAATGTCCAGCGATTGGCGGGGGCCGTACCGTCTCCCATGGACTGCTACTTATTGACCAGAAGTATAAAAACTTTGCCTTACCGTATGAGGGCCCATACCCACAATGCAGGTAAAATTGCGGACTTCCTTAATAGCAGAGTGGAAGTTGAAAAGGTATTTTACCCAGGACTAAGCTACCACGAAGGTTTTGAAACGGCAAAAAAGCAGATGTCAGGTTTTGGAGCAATGTTATCCTTTCTCATCAAGGGAAATGCCAATGACGCCGATCGTCTAATAGGTAAATTAAAATACTTTACTGACGCAACCAGTTTGGGAGGGGTAGAAAGCTTAATTGAACGAAGATCTAAAGTTCAGGCGGGCGACGCTGGCATTCCTGATCAACTCATTAGAATGTCTGTAGGTATTGAGAACTGTGATGATTTGATAGAAGACTTAACTCAGGCTTTTGACAGCATCTACTAA
- a CDS encoding bactofilin family protein encodes MWTKETKIQAEMEMANSTSVFAPGLTIKGDIEAVSDIRIEGDVFGDVTTPKKIIIGISGKVEGDIKASEICVMGEVLGDIFIEGLARFTSEAKMRGKVYSEKIEIESGADMEVLLSKYKKYLSQIKEKQASIHAANPIISQRLFDKSMVKMEE; translated from the coding sequence ATGTGGACTAAAGAAACGAAAATTCAAGCAGAGATGGAAATGGCTAATTCTACTTCGGTATTTGCACCTGGATTAACGATCAAGGGAGATATTGAGGCTGTAAGTGATATTAGAATAGAGGGAGATGTGTTTGGTGATGTAACTACTCCCAAAAAAATTATTATCGGGATTTCAGGTAAGGTAGAGGGAGATATAAAAGCTTCCGAAATTTGTGTGATGGGCGAAGTTTTGGGCGATATCTTTATTGAAGGTCTAGCAAGGTTTACTTCTGAAGCAAAAATGCGTGGAAAAGTTTACTCCGAAAAAATCGAAATTGAATCTGGTGCTGATATGGAAGTGCTCCTATCTAAATATAAAAAGTATTTGAGTCAAATTAAGGAAAAGCAAGCATCCATTCACGCAGCAAACCCCATAATCTCCCAGAGACTATTTGATAAGTCTATGGTGAAAATGGAGGAATAA